One stretch of Diabrotica undecimpunctata isolate CICGRU chromosome 5, icDiaUnde3, whole genome shotgun sequence DNA includes these proteins:
- the LOC140441485 gene encoding corepressor interacting with RBPJ 1, which translates to MGKGFNNYMCKKFFHPASRDNLKRVWMAEQKAEAYKKKQEELRQQYEKEQDLHDNKAMLSKESKDKLSISFMYEPPPGARKEREREDNEPEYKFEWQRKYNAPRESYCKGDQEIRDQPFGIQVRNVRCIKCHKWGHINTDKECPMYSLSMSAARSLENATVMDQKSLVQQMLDDGLALKKQHVNTVEANKHLLVSEDEDANEETTFLKSLTKKQKKALLRKLEKLEKQPEKKNKPKCDSSDESSDDERQRKGKSSKKVKSHASRNRDSDTDSDRRKQKNRDDRDRKRNRSKERRRSRSGDRKRRSDSEDRYNSKRRR; encoded by the exons ATGGGGAAAGGATTTAATAATTACATGTGTAAAAAGTTCTTCCACCCAGCCTCCAGGGATAATTTAAAAAGG GTATGGATGGCAGAACAGAAAGCAGAAGCTTACAAAAAGAAACAAGAGGAACTCCGTCAGCAGTATGAAAAAGAACAGGATTTACATGACAACAAAGCTATGCTCAGCAAGGAAAGTAAAGACAAATTAAGCATTAGTTTCATGTATGAACCTCCTCCTGGGGCAAGAAAGGAAAGGGAGAGAGAAGATAATGAGCCTGAATACAAATTTGAATGGCAAAGAAAGTATAATGCTCCTAGGGAGAGTTATTGTAAAGGAGATCAAGAAATTCGAGATCAGCCTTTTGGAATTCAAGTGAGGAATGTCAGATGTATTAAATGTCACAAGTGGGGCCATATTAATACAG ATAAAGAATGTCCAATGTACAGTCTCTCGATGAGTGCAGCCAGATCTTTAGAAAATGCCACAGTAATGGATCAAAAGTCTTTGGTGCAACAGATGTTGGATGATGGATTGGCTTTAAAAAAACAACACGTTAATACTGTTGAAGCTAACAAGCATCTTTTAGTTAGTGAAGATGAAGACGCCAATGAAGAAACCACATTTTTGAAGTCACTTACCAAGAAGCAGAAGAAAGCTTTATTgag AAAGTTAGAAAAACTAGAAAAGCAACCCGAAAAGAAAAATAAGCCCAAATGTGACAGTAGTGATGAATCGTCAGATGATGAAAGACAAAGAAAGGGAAAGTCGTCCAAAAAGGTGAAGTCACACGCTAGTAGGAATCGGGATTCTGATACTGACAGtgatagaagaaaacaaaaaaacagagatgatcGAGACAGGAAGCGAAACAGGAGTAAAGAACGGAGAAGAAGTAGGAGCGGAGATAGAAAAAGAAGATCTGATAGTGAGGATAGGTATAATTCCAAACGAAGGCGTTAA